In a single window of the Neorhodopirellula lusitana genome:
- a CDS encoding LamG-like jellyroll fold domain-containing protein, whose protein sequence is MTTRPSAVVLPPPKSGDDVFHFVVFGDRTGGVPAGLKVLEQAVADTNLLDPDLVMTVGDLIQGYSDSPPWMRQMHEYKAIVNRLNMKWYPVAGNHDIYWRGETAAPPGHHESNYEKHFGPLWYSFRHKNAGFVVLYSDEGDPVTNLKDYRVGALQNMSPEQLAFLDKALADLSDADHVFVFLHHPRWIGGGYTGSNWPVVERKLVDAGNVSAVFAGHIHHMRYDGPTHAEKAALDKTAQDDVHQDAPGIDTVKVIGESSDASRPVRRNEPVHRNDIEYYTLGATGAGIAMDVPDAGYLHHFNMVTVRQDRITVAALPVGSVIDPQQFTPEFLAEVDQARKLRVVQTSPALLVNADGSCEGVVTLSLQNPTAFPVDVTLSQAPASYSAHWIMTLEHQHFEIPAGGNRDVAFRIWRDVSVRDVSTPGVSVPNGFEPGSDDESMGAETSLNVPAVSLVVEAKTSSVRVRLPEAIQPIELALGQVPADYFKVRRDRCLHVDGDDSAVRVESDAIELPDGPMTLEAWVRPQSLPGYRAIAAKTESSEFAIFSDEGVPEFSIHLGGRYVVAKAIHPMKAGRWTHLAGVYDGESVSLFVDGERVANQSARTKSSEKTTQSLSQRHNRLPFFIGADPNPRGNPTRSFHGWIDEVRLSSAAVYGQTFAPPLRHVPGEETVFLYHFDRSVGPFVLDHSNHAATGWMGPSSELADVSGKPVQ, encoded by the coding sequence ATGACCACTCGGCCGTCCGCGGTTGTGCTGCCGCCGCCCAAATCGGGTGACGATGTTTTTCACTTTGTTGTGTTCGGGGATCGAACTGGTGGCGTGCCGGCCGGGTTGAAGGTGCTCGAGCAAGCGGTCGCCGATACTAACTTGCTCGATCCCGATCTGGTGATGACCGTCGGGGATCTGATCCAGGGTTACAGCGACTCGCCACCGTGGATGCGGCAGATGCATGAGTACAAGGCGATCGTGAATCGATTGAACATGAAGTGGTACCCCGTCGCCGGCAACCATGATATCTACTGGCGTGGCGAGACGGCGGCACCGCCCGGTCACCACGAATCCAACTACGAAAAACACTTTGGGCCGCTGTGGTATAGCTTCCGGCATAAGAACGCGGGTTTCGTGGTGCTGTATTCCGACGAAGGCGATCCAGTCACCAACTTGAAGGATTACCGTGTCGGTGCTCTGCAAAACATGAGTCCCGAGCAGCTCGCGTTTTTGGATAAGGCGTTGGCCGACCTGAGTGACGCCGATCACGTCTTCGTGTTCTTGCACCATCCACGTTGGATCGGTGGCGGGTACACGGGCAGTAACTGGCCGGTGGTGGAACGCAAACTGGTCGACGCGGGAAACGTGTCCGCGGTCTTCGCCGGGCACATCCATCACATGCGTTATGACGGTCCGACTCACGCGGAGAAAGCTGCGTTGGATAAGACAGCACAGGACGACGTGCATCAAGATGCACCGGGAATCGATACGGTGAAAGTGATTGGCGAGTCTTCTGACGCGAGTCGCCCTGTTCGGCGTAACGAACCGGTCCACCGGAACGACATCGAGTACTACACCTTGGGTGCGACGGGTGCTGGGATCGCGATGGATGTTCCCGATGCAGGCTACCTGCATCATTTTAATATGGTGACGGTGCGTCAGGATCGCATCACGGTGGCAGCGTTGCCGGTGGGAAGTGTGATCGATCCACAACAATTCACACCGGAGTTTTTGGCCGAGGTGGATCAGGCTCGCAAGCTTCGTGTGGTCCAAACTTCGCCAGCGTTGTTGGTCAATGCGGATGGTTCTTGCGAGGGAGTGGTCACCCTGTCACTGCAAAACCCAACAGCTTTCCCAGTGGATGTGACACTGTCTCAGGCTCCGGCTTCCTACTCGGCTCACTGGATCATGACTTTGGAACACCAGCATTTTGAGATTCCGGCTGGTGGAAACCGTGATGTCGCGTTTCGCATTTGGCGTGATGTGTCGGTTCGAGATGTTTCAACCCCAGGCGTTTCGGTGCCAAATGGTTTCGAGCCAGGCAGCGACGATGAAAGCATGGGGGCGGAAACCTCATTGAACGTGCCGGCGGTCAGCCTTGTGGTGGAAGCAAAAACCAGTTCGGTTCGCGTTCGCTTGCCCGAGGCGATTCAGCCGATCGAATTGGCGTTGGGCCAAGTGCCCGCAGACTACTTCAAGGTGCGACGCGATCGGTGCCTGCATGTCGATGGTGATGACTCGGCGGTGCGCGTTGAGTCCGACGCGATTGAATTGCCGGACGGACCGATGACGCTGGAAGCTTGGGTACGTCCGCAGTCGTTGCCAGGGTATCGAGCGATCGCGGCGAAGACAGAAAGTTCAGAGTTCGCGATTTTCAGCGACGAGGGTGTGCCGGAGTTCTCGATCCATTTGGGCGGTCGCTATGTGGTTGCCAAGGCAATTCATCCAATGAAGGCGGGACGCTGGACGCACCTAGCCGGTGTCTACGATGGTGAATCGGTCAGTCTGTTTGTGGACGGGGAGCGTGTTGCCAATCAATCCGCTCGGACAAAATCGAGTGAGAAGACGACTCAGTCGTTATCGCAACGCCACAATCGTTTACCTTTCTTCATCGGTGCGGATCCGAACCCTCGTGGGAATCCGACGCGTTCGTTTCATGGTTGGATCGATGAGGTTCGGCTGTCGAGTGCAGCTGTCTATGGCCAGACGTTTGCTCCGCCGTTGCGGCATGTTCCGGGTGAGGAAACCGTGTTTTTGTATCACTTCGATCGCAGTGTCGGGCCGTTCGTTTTGGATCATAGCAATCATGCTGCAACGGGTTGGATGGGACCATCAAGTGAGTTGGCTGACGTGTCAGGCAAGCCGGTGCAATGA